A window from Mycobacterium botniense encodes these proteins:
- a CDS encoding GuaB3 family IMP dehydrogenase-related protein, with protein sequence MVEIGMGRTARRTYELEDVNIVPSRRTRSSKDVSTAWQLDAYRFDIPVVSHPTDALVSPEFAIELGRLGGLGVLNGEGLIGRHADYPAKIAQVIEAAEKEPEPSAAIRLLQQLHAAPLDPELLAAAVARIREAGVTTAVRVSPQNARALTPGLIAAGIDLLVIQGTIVSAERVARDRDGTGEPLNLKTFIAELDVPVVAGGVLDHRTALHLMRTGAAGVIVGYGSTQGVTTTDEVLGISVPMATAIADAAAARREYLDETGGRYVHVLADGDIHTSGELAKAIACGADAVLLGTPLAEAAEALGEGWFWPAAAAHPSLPRGALLQVAVGERAPLRQVLNGPSDDPFGSLNLVGGLRRSMAKAGYCDLKEFQKVGLTVNS encoded by the coding sequence ATGGTCGAGATCGGCATGGGCCGCACCGCGCGGCGCACCTACGAACTCGAGGACGTCAACATCGTGCCGTCGCGGCGCACCCGCTCGTCCAAGGATGTGTCCACCGCCTGGCAGCTCGACGCCTACCGGTTCGACATCCCGGTAGTTTCGCACCCCACCGACGCCCTGGTGTCACCGGAATTCGCCATCGAGCTGGGCCGGCTGGGCGGGTTGGGGGTGCTCAACGGCGAGGGGTTGATCGGCCGGCACGCCGACTACCCGGCCAAGATCGCGCAGGTCATCGAGGCCGCTGAAAAAGAGCCCGAACCGTCCGCGGCGATCCGGCTGCTGCAGCAGCTGCACGCTGCGCCGCTGGATCCCGAGCTGCTCGCCGCTGCGGTGGCGCGCATCCGTGAGGCCGGTGTCACCACCGCGGTCCGGGTGAGCCCGCAAAACGCGCGGGCGCTGACCCCGGGGCTGATCGCCGCCGGTATCGATCTGCTCGTCATCCAGGGCACCATCGTGTCCGCGGAACGGGTGGCCCGGGACCGGGACGGGACCGGTGAGCCCCTGAACTTGAAGACATTCATCGCCGAACTCGACGTCCCGGTGGTGGCCGGCGGTGTGCTCGACCACCGCACCGCCTTGCACCTGATGCGCACCGGGGCGGCCGGCGTCATCGTCGGCTACGGGTCCACCCAGGGCGTGACCACCACCGACGAGGTGCTGGGCATCAGTGTGCCGATGGCCACCGCGATCGCCGACGCCGCCGCCGCCCGCCGCGAATACCTCGACGAGACCGGGGGGCGCTACGTGCATGTGCTGGCCGACGGCGATATCCATACCTCCGGCGAGCTGGCCAAGGCCATCGCCTGCGGTGCCGACGCGGTGCTATTGGGTACGCCGCTGGCCGAGGCCGCCGAGGCTCTCGGCGAGGGATGGTTCTGGCCGGCCGCGGCCGCGCACCCCTCACTGCCCCGCGGCGCGCTGCTGCAAGTGGCGGTCGGCGAGCGGGCGCCGCTGCGGCAGGTGCTCAACGGCCCGTCCGACGATCCGTTCGGCTCACTGAACCTGGTCGGTGGTCTGCGCCGGTCGATGGCTAAGGCGGGTTACTGTGACCTCAAGGAATTCCAGAAGGTCGGGCTGACAGTCAACAGCTGA
- the tsaD gene encoding tRNA (adenosine(37)-N6)-threonylcarbamoyltransferase complex transferase subunit TsaD — MTVIVAIETSCDETGVGIARLGADGSVTLLADELASSVDEHVRFGGVVPEIASRAHLEALGPTMRRALAAAGVKKPDIVAATIGPGLAGALLVGVAAAKAYAAAWEVPFYAVNHLGGHLAADVYEHGPLPPSVALLVSGGHTHLLHVRSLGEPISELGSTVDDAAGEAYDKVARLLGLGYPGGKVLDDLARTGDRDAIVFPRGMTGPRDDPYAFSFSGLKTAVARYVEAHPEAALADIAAGFQEAVADVLSMKAVRAATELGVSTLLIAGGVAANSRLRELAAQRCAEAGLSLRIPKPGLCTDNGAMIAAFAAHLVAAGAPPSPLDVPSDPGLPVVKGQVR, encoded by the coding sequence ATGACGGTGATCGTGGCCATTGAAACGTCGTGCGATGAAACCGGTGTCGGTATCGCCCGGCTGGGCGCTGACGGCAGCGTGACGCTGCTGGCCGACGAGCTGGCCTCCAGTGTCGACGAGCACGTCCGCTTCGGCGGCGTCGTTCCCGAAATCGCCTCCCGGGCGCACCTGGAGGCGCTGGGCCCCACCATGCGCCGGGCGCTGGCCGCCGCAGGCGTGAAAAAGCCCGATATCGTCGCGGCCACCATCGGGCCGGGGCTGGCGGGCGCGTTGCTGGTCGGGGTGGCCGCCGCCAAGGCGTATGCGGCGGCCTGGGAGGTACCGTTTTACGCGGTGAACCATCTGGGCGGGCATTTGGCCGCCGACGTCTACGAGCACGGGCCGCTGCCGCCGAGCGTGGCGCTGCTGGTGTCGGGTGGGCACACCCACCTGTTACATGTGCGTTCGCTCGGCGAGCCGATCAGCGAGCTGGGCAGCACCGTCGACGACGCCGCCGGCGAGGCCTACGACAAGGTGGCGCGGCTGCTGGGGCTGGGTTATCCGGGCGGCAAGGTGCTCGACGACCTGGCCCGCACCGGTGACCGGGACGCCATCGTGTTCCCGCGGGGCATGACCGGGCCCCGTGACGACCCGTATGCGTTCAGCTTCTCCGGGCTTAAAACCGCGGTCGCCCGCTACGTGGAGGCTCACCCCGAGGCCGCGCTCGCCGATATCGCGGCCGGGTTCCAGGAGGCCGTCGCCGATGTGCTGAGCATGAAGGCGGTGCGCGCGGCCACCGAGCTCGGTGTGTCGACCCTGCTGATCGCCGGCGGTGTGGCGGCCAATTCGCGGTTGCGCGAGCTGGCCGCTCAGCGCTGCGCGGAAGCGGGGTTGAGTCTGCGCATCCCCAAACCAGGGCTGTGCACCGACAACGGGGCGATGATCGCCGCGTTTGCCGCGCATCTGGTGGCCGCCGGAGCGCCGCCGTCACCGCTGGACGTGCCCAGTGATCCCGGTCTGCCGGTGGTGAAAGGTCAGGTCCGATGA
- the groL gene encoding chaperonin GroEL (60 kDa chaperone family; promotes refolding of misfolded polypeptides especially under stressful conditions; forms two stacked rings of heptamers to form a barrel-shaped 14mer; ends can be capped by GroES; misfolded proteins enter the barrel where they are refolded when GroES binds) — MSKLLEYDETARRALESGVDKLAGVVRVTLGPRGRHVVLAKAFGGPAVTNDGVTVAREIDLEDPFENLGAQLVKSVATKTNDVAGDGTTTATVLAQALIKGGLRLVAAGANPIALGSGIGKAADAVSEALLAAATPVAGQTAIAQVATVSSRDPQIGELVGEAMTKVGHDGVVSVEESSTLTTELEFTEGIGFDKGYLSGYFVTDFDAQQAVLEDALILLHRDKISSLPDLLPLLEKVAEAGKPLLVIAEDVEGEALATLVVNAIRKTLKTVAVKAPYFGDRRKAFLEDLAVVTGGQVVNPDVGLVLREVGLEVLGSARRVVVTKDDTVIVDGGGTPDAIAARAKQLRREIEETDSDWDREKLEERLAKLAGGVAVIKVGAATETALKERKESVEDAVNAAKAAVEEGIVAGGGTSLLRARAALAQLRSSLTGDEALGVDVFSEALSAPLYWIATNAGLDGSVVVTKVGDLPAGHGLNAETLSYGDLASAGVIDPVKVTRTAVLNAASVARMVLTTETAVVDKPEEEEHDHHGHAH; from the coding sequence ATGAGCAAACTGCTCGAATACGACGAAACCGCGCGTCGCGCCCTGGAGAGCGGCGTGGACAAGCTCGCCGGCGTGGTACGGGTGACATTAGGTCCGCGCGGCCGGCATGTAGTGCTGGCCAAGGCGTTTGGCGGGCCCGCGGTCACCAATGACGGCGTGACCGTGGCGCGGGAGATCGATCTGGAAGACCCATTCGAGAATCTGGGTGCTCAACTGGTGAAATCTGTGGCGACGAAAACCAACGATGTCGCCGGGGATGGCACCACCACCGCGACCGTGCTGGCCCAGGCGCTGATCAAAGGGGGTTTGCGCCTCGTCGCCGCCGGCGCCAACCCGATCGCGCTCGGTTCGGGTATCGGCAAGGCCGCCGACGCGGTGTCTGAGGCATTGCTGGCCGCGGCCACCCCGGTCGCCGGTCAGACGGCCATCGCCCAGGTCGCCACCGTGTCCTCACGTGATCCCCAGATTGGTGAACTGGTCGGCGAGGCGATGACCAAGGTCGGCCACGACGGCGTGGTCAGCGTCGAGGAGTCCTCGACGCTGACCACCGAGCTGGAGTTCACCGAAGGTATCGGCTTCGACAAGGGCTATCTGTCAGGGTATTTCGTCACCGACTTCGACGCCCAGCAGGCGGTGCTCGAGGACGCACTGATCCTGTTGCACCGCGACAAGATCAGCTCCCTGCCTGATCTGCTGCCGTTGCTGGAGAAGGTCGCCGAAGCGGGCAAACCGCTGCTGGTGATCGCTGAGGACGTCGAAGGCGAAGCGTTGGCCACATTGGTGGTCAACGCCATCCGCAAGACGCTCAAAACGGTCGCGGTCAAGGCGCCCTACTTCGGTGACCGCCGCAAGGCATTCCTGGAAGACCTGGCGGTGGTGACCGGCGGGCAGGTCGTCAACCCCGACGTGGGGCTGGTGCTGCGCGAGGTCGGCCTGGAGGTTCTGGGCTCGGCGCGTCGCGTCGTGGTCACCAAAGACGACACCGTGATCGTCGACGGGGGCGGCACCCCCGACGCGATCGCCGCCCGCGCCAAGCAGCTGCGGAGGGAGATCGAGGAGACCGACTCGGACTGGGACCGCGAGAAGCTCGAAGAGCGGCTGGCCAAACTGGCCGGCGGGGTGGCCGTCATCAAGGTGGGAGCCGCCACCGAGACAGCGCTCAAGGAACGCAAGGAAAGCGTCGAAGACGCGGTCAACGCGGCGAAAGCCGCCGTCGAGGAGGGCATCGTCGCAGGCGGCGGGACCTCGCTGCTGCGCGCCCGCGCGGCGCTGGCGCAGCTGCGCTCATCGCTGACCGGTGATGAGGCGCTGGGGGTTGACGTGTTCTCCGAGGCGCTGAGCGCCCCGCTGTATTGGATCGCGACCAACGCGGGGCTGGACGGTTCGGTGGTGGTCACCAAGGTCGGCGATCTGCCCGCCGGGCACGGGCTTAACGCGGAGACGCTGAGCTACGGTGATTTGGCCTCTGCAGGGGTCATCGACCCGGTCAAAGTCACCCGCACCGCGGTGCTCAACGCCGCCTCGGTGGCACGCATGGTGCTCACCACCGAGACGGCGGTGGTGGACAAGCCGGAGGAAGAGGAGCACGACCACCACGGTCACGCTCACTGA
- the guaB gene encoding IMP dehydrogenase, whose product MSALEGSADLIARPYARVAGLTEDLAPTGGDDPHKVAMLGLTFDDVLLLPAASDVVPASADISSQLTKKIRLKVPLVSSAMDTVTESRMAIAMARAGGLGVLHRNLPVAEQAAQVETVKRSEAGMVTDPVTCRPDNTLAQVDALCARFRISGLPVVDDDGALVGIITNRDMRFEVDQSKRVAEVMTKAPLITAHEGVSADAALGLLRRHKIEKLPIVDGRGRLTGLITVKDFVKTEQHPLATKDSDGRLLVGAAVGVGDDAWVRAMTLVDAGVDVLVVDTAHAHNRRVLEMVGKLKAEVGHTVEVVGGNVATRSAAAALVEAGADAVKVGVGPGSICTTRVVAGVGAPQITAILEAAAVCAPAGVPVIADGGLQYSGDIAKALAAGASTAMLGSLLAGTAEAPGELIFVNGKQYKTYRGMGSLAAMQGRGGGKSYSKDRYFADDALSEDKLVPEGIEGRVPFRGPLSTVIHQLTGGLRAAMGYTGAGTIEALQRAQFVRITAAGLKESHPHDITMTVEAPNYYAR is encoded by the coding sequence ATGTCCGCTCTGGAAGGCAGCGCCGACCTGATAGCCCGCCCATACGCTCGCGTGGCCGGCCTGACCGAGGACCTGGCGCCGACCGGCGGCGACGATCCGCACAAGGTGGCGATGCTGGGGCTGACTTTCGATGATGTGCTGCTGCTGCCGGCGGCCTCCGATGTGGTGCCGGCCAGTGCCGACATCTCCAGCCAGCTCACCAAAAAGATCAGGCTCAAGGTGCCACTGGTCAGTTCGGCGATGGATACCGTCACAGAGTCGCGGATGGCCATCGCGATGGCGCGGGCCGGTGGGCTCGGTGTGTTACACCGCAACCTGCCGGTGGCTGAGCAGGCCGCCCAGGTTGAGACCGTGAAGCGGTCCGAGGCGGGGATGGTCACCGACCCGGTCACCTGCCGCCCGGACAACACACTGGCCCAAGTCGATGCGCTGTGCGCGCGGTTCCGCATTTCCGGGCTGCCCGTCGTCGATGATGACGGTGCGCTGGTGGGCATCATCACCAACCGCGACATGCGGTTTGAGGTCGACCAGTCCAAACGGGTCGCCGAGGTGATGACGAAAGCCCCGCTGATCACCGCCCATGAGGGGGTGAGCGCTGACGCAGCGCTGGGGTTGTTGCGCCGGCACAAGATTGAGAAGTTGCCCATCGTCGACGGCCGCGGACGCCTGACCGGGCTGATCACGGTCAAGGACTTCGTCAAGACCGAGCAGCACCCGCTGGCCACCAAAGACAGCGACGGGCGGCTGCTGGTGGGGGCCGCCGTGGGTGTCGGTGACGATGCCTGGGTGCGGGCCATGACGCTGGTCGACGCCGGGGTCGATGTGCTGGTCGTTGACACCGCGCACGCGCATAACCGGCGGGTGCTCGAGATGGTGGGCAAGCTCAAAGCCGAAGTCGGTCACACCGTGGAGGTGGTCGGCGGCAATGTCGCCACCCGGTCGGCGGCCGCCGCGCTGGTCGAGGCGGGCGCCGACGCGGTCAAGGTCGGGGTGGGCCCCGGCTCGATCTGCACCACCCGGGTGGTGGCCGGTGTGGGTGCGCCGCAGATCACGGCGATCCTGGAGGCCGCCGCGGTGTGCGCGCCGGCGGGCGTGCCGGTGATCGCCGACGGCGGGTTGCAGTACTCCGGTGACATCGCCAAGGCGCTGGCCGCGGGGGCGTCCACGGCGATGCTGGGCTCGCTGCTGGCGGGCACCGCCGAGGCCCCCGGTGAGCTGATCTTCGTCAACGGCAAACAGTACAAGACCTACCGCGGGATGGGCTCGCTGGCTGCCATGCAGGGACGGGGCGGGGGCAAGTCCTATTCCAAAGACCGCTATTTCGCCGACGACGCCCTCTCCGAGGACAAACTGGTGCCCGAGGGTATCGAGGGCCGGGTGCCGTTCCGCGGGCCGCTGTCGACAGTCATCCATCAGCTCACCGGAGGGTTGCGCGCTGCGATGGGCTATACCGGCGCCGGGACCATCGAAGCGTTGCAGCGGGCGCAGTTCGTCCGGATCACCGCGGCGGGACTCAAGGAGAGCCACCCGCACGACATCACCATGACCGTCGAAGCGCCGAACTACTACGCCCGCTGA
- the groES gene encoding co-chaperone GroES has product MAKVNIKPLEDKILVQANEAETTTASGLVIPDTAKEKPQEGTVIAVGPGRWDEDGQKRIPLDVSEGDTVIYSKYGGTEIKYNGEEYLILSARDVLAIVNK; this is encoded by the coding sequence GTGGCGAAGGTCAACATCAAGCCACTCGAGGACAAGATTCTTGTCCAGGCCAACGAGGCCGAGACCACAACCGCGTCCGGTCTGGTCATCCCCGACACCGCTAAGGAGAAACCGCAGGAAGGCACCGTGATCGCCGTCGGCCCCGGCCGGTGGGATGAGGACGGCCAGAAACGAATCCCGCTGGACGTGTCGGAAGGTGACACCGTGATCTACAGCAAGTACGGCGGCACCGAGATCAAGTACAACGGCGAGGAGTACTTGATCCTCTCGGCGCGCGACGTACTGGCTATCGTCAACAAATAA
- a CDS encoding WhiB family transcriptional regulator — MPQPEQLPGPNADIWDWQLQALCRGVDSSVFFHPDGERGRARIQRERRAKAICRRCPVIEQCRSHALTVGEPYGIWGGLSESERDLLLFGRMRAIRRTA; from the coding sequence ATGCCACAGCCGGAGCAACTACCCGGGCCCAACGCCGATATCTGGGATTGGCAACTGCAGGCCCTGTGCCGCGGCGTCGACTCCTCGGTGTTCTTCCATCCCGACGGCGAACGCGGCCGGGCCCGCATTCAGCGCGAACGGCGCGCCAAGGCCATCTGCAGACGCTGCCCGGTGATCGAACAGTGCCGCTCGCACGCGCTGACGGTCGGCGAACCGTACGGCATCTGGGGTGGCCTGTCAGAATCTGAGCGCGACCTGCTGCTGTTCGGCCGTATGCGGGCTATTCGCCGCACGGCCTGA
- the tsaE gene encoding tRNA (adenosine(37)-N6)-threonylcarbamoyltransferase complex ATPase subunit type 1 TsaE — protein sequence MAEQRSGTATLPRVADTVALGTRLGEQLRAGDVVVLSGPLGAGKTVLAKGIAAAMDVDGPVTSPSFVLARVHPARKTGAPAMIHVDFYRLLDRSDADLLAELDSLDLDTDLDDAVVVVEWGEGIAERLSERHLDIRLDRVRDSDTRIATWRWGSS from the coding sequence ATGGCTGAGCAGCGGTCCGGGACGGCGACGCTGCCGCGCGTGGCCGACACCGTTGCGCTCGGGACCCGGTTGGGGGAGCAATTGCGTGCGGGTGACGTGGTGGTGCTTTCCGGCCCGCTCGGTGCCGGAAAAACGGTGCTCGCCAAGGGAATCGCGGCTGCGATGGACGTTGACGGGCCGGTCACCTCGCCGTCGTTCGTGCTCGCACGGGTGCACCCGGCCCGCAAAACCGGCGCGCCGGCGATGATTCATGTCGACTTCTACCGGCTGTTGGATCGCAGCGACGCCGACCTGCTGGCCGAGCTCGACTCGCTGGACCTCGACACCGATCTCGACGACGCGGTCGTCGTCGTGGAATGGGGCGAGGGGATCGCCGAGCGGCTTTCCGAGCGCCACCTCGACATTCGGCTCGACCGTGTCCGCGACTCCGACACGCGGATCGCCACCTGGCGCTGGGGCAGTTCATGA
- a CDS encoding C39 family peptidase — MGVTLTAVRAAVIGDLPGRNRAPLRYSSRAHGSPRAPHAPQCSEWLIIEAMVPGIPTASRTVGAATLAVAACIGLVGVGIGVSRADPDGQMYGNPDAAAPYWRYQHQEDCGLMAVADVVGQLTGREPSQIGIELRGIFTKSVSHRGDVYFFDGTSPEDMVLLLEKYGIQSTLTTGNTMQTLEQDLAGGHKVIAAVNAETIWNYPPGKGQRTKADHAVVVTGVDTRTDIVHLNDSGIPTGRDERVPMATFTQAWATSNDLLIVTQETNNI; from the coding sequence GTGGGCGTCACCCTGACCGCGGTCCGTGCTGCGGTCATCGGTGATCTGCCGGGCCGAAACCGCGCTCCGCTCCGCTACTCGTCACGCGCTCACGGCTCGCCGAGGGCTCCCCATGCCCCGCAATGCTCAGAGTGGCTAATAATTGAGGCCATGGTGCCCGGCATCCCCACCGCGAGCCGCACCGTCGGTGCGGCCACCCTCGCTGTCGCGGCCTGCATCGGATTAGTCGGGGTCGGCATCGGAGTGTCCCGGGCTGACCCGGACGGCCAAATGTACGGTAACCCCGATGCTGCCGCCCCCTACTGGCGCTACCAGCACCAGGAAGACTGCGGCCTGATGGCCGTCGCCGATGTGGTCGGCCAGCTCACCGGCAGAGAACCCTCCCAAATCGGCATCGAACTACGCGGCATCTTCACCAAGAGCGTGTCCCACCGCGGAGACGTCTATTTCTTTGACGGCACTTCTCCCGAAGATATGGTCCTGCTGTTGGAGAAATACGGTATCCAATCCACTCTCACCACCGGCAACACCATGCAGACCCTGGAGCAGGATCTGGCCGGCGGGCACAAGGTGATCGCCGCGGTCAACGCCGAAACCATCTGGAACTACCCCCCGGGCAAGGGACAGCGGACCAAGGCTGACCACGCCGTCGTCGTCACCGGTGTCGACACCCGCACCGACATCGTCCACCTCAACGACAGCGGCATCCCCACCGGCCGCGATGAGCGGGTGCCGATGGCCACCTTCACCCAAGCCTGGGCCACCAGCAACGACCTGCTCATCGTCACACAAGAAACCAACAACATCTAA
- a CDS encoding DUF5319 domain-containing protein: MRDQLPPDLPPDPFADDPYDPSAALDAVEPGQPLDPQERMAVEADLADLAVYEALLAPKGIRGLVVCCDECQQDHYHDWDMLRANLLQLLVDGTVRPHEPAYDPEPDAYVTWDYCRGYADASLEATSDADGFHRQR; the protein is encoded by the coding sequence GTGCGCGACCAACTCCCACCGGATTTGCCGCCCGACCCGTTCGCTGACGACCCCTACGATCCGTCCGCGGCGTTGGACGCCGTCGAGCCGGGTCAGCCGCTTGATCCGCAGGAGCGGATGGCGGTTGAGGCCGATCTCGCCGACCTCGCCGTGTACGAGGCGTTATTGGCGCCCAAGGGTATTCGCGGCTTGGTGGTCTGCTGCGACGAATGCCAACAAGACCACTACCACGACTGGGACATGTTGCGTGCCAACCTGCTGCAGCTGCTGGTCGACGGCACGGTACGCCCCCATGAGCCGGCCTATGACCCTGAACCGGACGCCTACGTCACCTGGGATTACTGCCGCGGCTATGCCGACGCCTCGCTCGAGGCGACCTCGGATGCCGACGGCTTCCACCGGCAGCGCTGA
- the rimI gene encoding ribosomal protein S18-alanine N-acetyltransferase produces the protein MVPVSIDALTPADAERCAQLEAQLFDGDDPWPREAFLREIASVNNRYVGARIGDVLVGYAGISRLGRTAPFEYEVHTIGVDKAYQGRGIGRRLLEELLNVAGDAAVYLEVRTDNAPAIELYRSAGFTAVGVRRRYYRASGADAYTMRREARR, from the coding sequence GTGGTGCCGGTCAGCATCGACGCCCTGACACCTGCCGATGCTGAGCGGTGCGCCCAGTTGGAGGCCCAGCTGTTCGACGGCGACGACCCGTGGCCGAGAGAGGCCTTCCTCCGCGAAATCGCGAGCGTCAACAACCGCTATGTCGGGGCGCGTATCGGCGATGTGCTGGTGGGCTATGCCGGGATATCCCGGTTGGGCCGCACCGCGCCATTCGAATACGAGGTGCATACCATCGGGGTGGACAAGGCCTACCAGGGCCGGGGCATCGGCCGCCGGTTGCTTGAGGAGCTGCTGAACGTCGCCGGGGATGCTGCGGTCTACCTGGAGGTCCGCACCGACAACGCGCCGGCGATCGAGCTGTACCGCAGCGCCGGCTTCACCGCAGTCGGCGTGCGCCGCCGCTACTACCGGGCCAGCGGCGCCGACGCGTATACCATGCGGCGGGAGGCGCGCCGATGA
- a CDS encoding sigma-70 family RNA polymerase sigma factor encodes MTIPRERLDAVVADAVAGNRDALRQVLETIRPIVVRYCRARIGTAERSGVSADDVAQEVCLATITALPRYRDQGRPFLAFVYGIAAHKVADAHRAAGRELAYPADCVPEALSADPGPEQLAIEADRITRMNELLDALPAKQREILILRIVVGLNAEETASVLGTTPGAVRVAQHRALARLKSAIIAAGHDHG; translated from the coding sequence ATGACAATTCCAAGGGAACGTCTCGACGCTGTCGTCGCCGATGCGGTCGCAGGGAACCGGGACGCGCTGCGCCAAGTGCTGGAGACCATCCGCCCGATCGTCGTCCGGTATTGCCGCGCCAGAATCGGCACGGCAGAGCGAAGCGGCGTGTCGGCTGACGACGTGGCACAGGAGGTGTGTTTGGCAACCATCACGGCACTGCCGCGCTACCGCGATCAGGGACGCCCTTTCCTGGCCTTCGTCTACGGCATCGCCGCGCACAAAGTAGCCGACGCGCATCGGGCCGCCGGCCGCGAGCTGGCTTATCCGGCTGATTGCGTTCCCGAGGCGCTGTCGGCTGACCCCGGCCCTGAGCAACTGGCCATCGAAGCCGACCGGATCACGCGGATGAACGAGCTGCTCGATGCGTTACCGGCCAAACAACGCGAAATCCTCATCCTGCGGATCGTGGTGGGCCTGAACGCGGAGGAAACCGCCAGCGTCCTCGGCACCACCCCCGGTGCTGTTCGGGTTGCCCAGCACCGGGCGCTGGCGCGGCTGAAATCCGCGATCATCGCGGCGGGACACGACCATGGTTGA
- a CDS encoding nuclear transport factor 2 family protein encodes MTSIERVADQLAITELLYRYAELIDAGDFDGVGQLLARCTVGGPGSPTITGAAAIAQLYATTTRRYPGPAGGVGTPRTRHLVLNPIIDVADRMASARSTFCVVQGTDTVPLQPVVVGRYYDTFERDEAGWFFVTRRMDVEFLGDTSGHLLIDPRRFGSR; translated from the coding sequence ATGACCTCGATCGAGCGGGTGGCCGACCAGCTGGCCATCACCGAGTTGTTGTACCGCTATGCCGAGCTGATCGATGCCGGCGATTTCGACGGCGTCGGGCAACTGCTGGCGCGATGCACCGTCGGCGGCCCGGGCTCACCGACGATCACCGGCGCGGCGGCCATTGCGCAGCTGTATGCGACGACGACCCGCCGCTACCCGGGCCCGGCCGGCGGGGTCGGCACCCCACGCACCCGCCATCTGGTGCTCAACCCGATCATCGACGTCGCCGACCGGATGGCCAGTGCACGGTCAACCTTTTGCGTGGTACAAGGCACCGACACAGTGCCGCTGCAACCGGTGGTCGTCGGCCGCTACTACGACACCTTCGAACGCGACGAGGCGGGGTGGTTTTTCGTGACCCGCCGCATGGATGTCGAGTTCCTCGGGGACACCTCAGGGCACTTGCTGATCGACCCGCGCCGGTTCGGCAGCCGCTGA
- a CDS encoding anti-sigma-D factor RsdA, with amino-acid sequence MVDGLDAAADRPEPEAVARADRWLDALARRQPAESGDSGDAALAALLAEWRDELRRPPARALVSDREALAALRRGVVARRRARRARVMVGVAAAAVVGLGGFGALVAGAQPGDALYGIHTMLFGEPNVSDDQIVLAAKTELDTVQQMIAHGQWDQAQDKLAAVNNRVQTLNDANRKEDLMGRVRLLHAKVATRDPNATLPPEPGAGRRPGR; translated from the coding sequence ATGGTTGATGGGCTGGATGCCGCGGCAGATCGGCCGGAGCCGGAAGCGGTGGCCCGCGCCGATCGCTGGCTGGACGCGCTCGCCCGGCGCCAGCCTGCCGAATCCGGTGATTCCGGGGATGCCGCGCTGGCCGCCCTGCTGGCAGAGTGGCGCGACGAGTTGAGACGGCCGCCGGCCCGGGCGCTGGTCTCGGACCGCGAGGCCCTCGCCGCGCTGCGGCGCGGCGTGGTCGCCCGCCGGCGCGCCCGGCGCGCCCGGGTGATGGTCGGTGTGGCGGCCGCGGCGGTCGTGGGTCTCGGCGGGTTTGGCGCACTGGTCGCCGGCGCGCAGCCCGGGGACGCGCTCTATGGCATCCACACCATGCTGTTCGGCGAGCCGAACGTCAGCGACGACCAGATCGTGTTGGCGGCGAAAACCGAACTCGACACCGTGCAACAGATGATCGCGCACGGTCAATGGGACCAAGCCCAAGACAAGCTGGCCGCTGTCAACAACAGGGTGCAAACCCTCAACGACGCCAACCGCAAAGAAGACCTGATGGGCCGGGTGCGGCTGCTGCACGCAAAGGTGGCCACCCGCGACCCCAATGCGACGCTCCCGCCCGAGCCGGGGGCGGGGCGCCGCCCGGGCCGGTAA